One genomic segment of Francisella persica ATCC VR-331 includes these proteins:
- a CDS encoding pyridoxal phosphate-dependent aminotransferase, whose translation MALLNTKIQNVSTSPTNAMAALAKQIKDQGNDIISLAIGEPGFSTPDIIKAAGIEAINKNITKYTNVDGLKELREAIVARYKREYGIEFAADQVCVTSGAKHSLHNILNCILESGDEAIFFAPYWVSYPDMIALTGAKSIAVETKFENNFEIDVTDLEKHITAKTKAIIINSPNNPTGLIYSKKCIEDLANLLRKYPNIWIIGDDIYDQLYFKNRVTLITEVVPDLADRYVIASGVSKNFAMTGWRVGFTIAPKLLNDALKKFQSQSATCACSISQYAAITAMNMPVQDLQYFVEAYKQKEQFVTKCLKAMPHIDVKSADGTFYLFPDLRKLLEYTNFNSDVELCNALLTEEYVAIMPGVAFGLSGFARISCANKMPELEEAMTRIAKFINRHVTK comes from the coding sequence ATGGCATTACTTAACACAAAGATTCAAAATGTTTCGACTTCACCAACTAATGCTATGGCAGCGTTAGCAAAGCAAATCAAAGATCAAGGAAATGATATAATCTCTCTTGCTATTGGAGAACCTGGTTTTAGTACCCCAGATATTATTAAAGCCGCTGGTATAGAAGCAATAAACAAAAATATTACCAAATATACAAATGTTGATGGTCTTAAAGAGCTGCGTGAAGCTATAGTAGCTCGTTATAAGCGTGAGTATGGTATTGAGTTTGCTGCAGATCAAGTCTGTGTTACATCAGGAGCTAAGCATAGTTTACATAATATTTTAAATTGTATTTTAGAATCAGGAGATGAGGCAATTTTCTTTGCACCATACTGGGTATCATATCCAGATATGATTGCGCTTACAGGAGCAAAATCAATAGCTGTAGAAACTAAGTTTGAGAATAACTTTGAAATAGATGTTACAGATTTAGAAAAACATATTACAGCAAAAACTAAAGCTATAATTATAAATTCACCTAATAATCCTACAGGTCTAATCTATTCAAAAAAATGTATCGAAGATTTAGCAAATTTACTTAGAAAGTATCCAAATATTTGGATTATTGGCGATGATATTTATGATCAACTATACTTCAAAAATAGAGTTACATTGATAACAGAAGTAGTTCCTGATTTAGCTGATAGATATGTAATTGCCAGTGGTGTGTCAAAAAACTTTGCAATGACTGGTTGGCGCGTTGGTTTTACAATAGCACCAAAGCTTTTAAATGATGCACTGAAGAAATTTCAATCGCAATCTGCTACTTGTGCTTGTTCTATATCACAATATGCTGCAATTACTGCTATGAATATGCCAGTACAAGACTTACAGTATTTTGTAGAGGCTTATAAGCAAAAAGAGCAGTTTGTCACTAAGTGTCTAAAGGCTATGCCACATATTGATGTTAAGAGTGCTGATGGTACTTTCTATCTTTTCCCAGATCTTAGAAAACTACTTGAGTACACTAATTTTAATAGTGATGTCGAGCTATGTAATGCACTTCTTACAGAAGAATATGTAGCTATTATGCCTGGTGTGGCATTTGGTTTATCAGGTTTTGCTAGAATTAGTTGTGCTAATAAAATGCCAGAGCTTGAAGAGGCTATGACTAGAATAGCTAAATTTATAAATCGACATGTTACTAAATAG
- the tsaB gene encoding tRNA (adenosine(37)-N6)-threonylcarbamoyltransferase complex dimerization subunit type 1 TsaB, protein MNFLVLDTSSKYCSVVLSVNGVIYNDTREIPRQHNKYLLKMIQGVFAQAVVDIKDLDFIAYGVGPGSFVGVRLAAAVCQGFAVGLDIPVIGFSSMFALAKSVITKFQKVAVILDAKMDDFYLGLYNKDTDQIITENVYKLGEYSQDLYAGYQLIGESISELQLENNDFKIDVANVVEYVYKQYQKQKCNGTLTQETFPVYLRSTSHWQTKD, encoded by the coding sequence ATGAATTTTTTAGTATTAGATACATCAAGTAAGTATTGTTCTGTGGTTTTATCTGTAAATGGTGTAATTTATAATGATACACGTGAGATACCACGCCAACACAACAAGTATCTACTTAAAATGATACAGGGAGTTTTCGCTCAGGCAGTAGTTGACATCAAAGACTTAGATTTTATAGCTTATGGAGTTGGACCTGGTAGTTTTGTTGGTGTTAGGCTTGCTGCAGCAGTTTGTCAAGGTTTTGCTGTTGGTCTAGATATACCAGTGATTGGCTTTTCTAGTATGTTTGCCTTAGCAAAAAGTGTCATAACTAAATTTCAAAAAGTAGCTGTTATCCTAGATGCAAAGATGGATGATTTTTACCTTGGGCTTTATAATAAAGATACAGATCAGATAATCACAGAAAATGTTTATAAATTAGGTGAATATTCTCAAGATCTATATGCTGGTTATCAACTAATTGGTGAGTCTATCTCAGAACTACAATTAGAGAATAATGATTTTAAAATAGATGTTGCTAATGTAGTAGAGTATGTCTACAAGCAATATCAAAAGCAAAAATGCAATGGTACTTTAACTCAAGAAACATTCCCAGTATATCTTAGAAGTACTAGTCATTGGCAGACTAAAGATTAG
- the nagA gene encoding N-acetylglucosamine-6-phosphate deacetylase produces MQSYILKGGKIYAQNDFEAKDIVVKDNVISAIVDDAKAEAFNLPIIELRGDDYVIPGFIDIHIHGSKGTDVMDGDVDVLAVISKSLYTQGVTSYLATTMTAANDQILKTMHAIKDYNSQVHIDSAKIVGVHLEGPFISPGKIGAQNPNYLQQADVTKMASWHNACGGLIKKITIAPEIENANKVIEFCNSKNIISSIGHTSCTMAQALDAIEQGCSHATHLFNAMSPIEHRNPGAATALLMSKKILAELIVDGIHLHPDMVKFTYAIKGSDNIALITDAMSAQSAGEGVFELGGQKVIVKDGQARLENGVLAGSVLTMNKALENVLKFTNCSLHDAVKMTSTNQAKSLGLKKGQIKIGFDAEFVILDKDYQVKQVIG; encoded by the coding sequence ATGCAAAGCTATATTCTAAAAGGTGGCAAAATTTATGCCCAAAATGATTTTGAGGCTAAGGATATTGTTGTTAAAGATAATGTTATCAGTGCTATAGTTGATGATGCTAAGGCAGAAGCTTTTAATTTACCTATCATTGAGCTAAGAGGTGATGATTATGTGATACCTGGTTTTATCGATATCCATATCCATGGTTCAAAAGGAACTGATGTAATGGATGGTGATGTTGATGTCTTAGCAGTAATCTCTAAATCATTATATACTCAAGGAGTAACTAGTTATCTAGCAACTACAATGACAGCAGCAAATGATCAAATACTCAAAACAATGCATGCTATCAAGGATTATAATTCTCAAGTTCACATTGATAGTGCAAAAATTGTTGGTGTCCATCTTGAGGGACCATTTATATCACCAGGTAAAATTGGTGCACAAAATCCAAACTATCTTCAACAAGCAGATGTTACTAAAATGGCAAGTTGGCATAATGCTTGTGGTGGTTTGATCAAAAAAATTACTATTGCTCCAGAGATTGAAAATGCTAATAAGGTAATCGAGTTTTGTAATTCTAAAAATATAATTAGCTCAATAGGTCATACTAGCTGTACTATGGCTCAAGCCCTAGATGCGATAGAACAAGGTTGTTCACATGCTACACATTTATTTAATGCAATGAGTCCAATTGAGCATCGTAACCCTGGTGCTGCAACAGCTTTATTGATGTCAAAAAAAATTTTAGCAGAGTTGATAGTCGATGGTATACATCTGCATCCTGATATGGTTAAGTTTACCTATGCAATCAAGGGTAGTGATAATATTGCGCTAATCACTGATGCGATGTCTGCCCAAAGTGCTGGTGAAGGTGTTTTTGAATTAGGTGGTCAGAAAGTCATAGTCAAAGATGGTCAGGCAAGATTAGAAAACGGTGTGCTTGCAGGAAGTGTCTTGACGATGAATAAGGCATTAGAAAATGTCTTGAAATTTACAAATTGTAGTTTGCATGATGCTGTGAAAATGACAAGTACAAATCAAGCTAAGTCATTAGGACTTAAAAAAGGTCAAATCAAAATAGGCTTTGATGCTGAATTTGTAATTTTAGATAAAGATTATCAAGTTAAACAAGTTATTGGTTAG
- the era gene encoding GTPase Era, producing the protein MKKCGYISIIGRPNVGKSTLLNNILKYKISITSRKPQTTRHQITGIKTVDDTQFIYVDTPGIHIKEPKAINKFMNKAATIMVKNVDVILFVVEMGKWTELEDNIVEKLKYSQIPIFLVVNKVDKKKLLGVAMFIKSVKEKISFYDVIYVSAKHGHNINELESRIEKLLPESEYFFYKEGQITDRSIKFMVSEIIREKIMRTIGNEVPYQITVEIDSYKVDEEKNIVDMYTSILVERESQKGIVIGAKGTKLKKIGTDSRLDIERLVGMQVNLKTHVKVKSGWSDDDRALKSLGYDLI; encoded by the coding sequence ATGAAAAAATGTGGCTACATCTCAATTATAGGTAGACCTAATGTCGGTAAATCTACTTTGTTAAATAATATACTTAAGTATAAGATAAGTATTACATCACGCAAACCTCAGACAACTAGACATCAAATTACTGGTATTAAGACCGTTGATGATACGCAGTTTATCTATGTTGATACTCCTGGTATACATATCAAAGAGCCTAAAGCCATCAATAAATTTATGAATAAAGCAGCAACAATAATGGTCAAAAATGTTGATGTTATTCTATTTGTAGTTGAAATGGGTAAATGGACAGAACTAGAGGATAATATTGTCGAAAAACTAAAATATTCTCAAATTCCCATATTTTTGGTAGTTAATAAGGTTGATAAGAAAAAATTATTAGGAGTAGCAATGTTTATCAAATCTGTTAAAGAAAAGATAAGTTTTTATGATGTTATTTATGTATCTGCTAAGCATGGACATAACATCAACGAACTAGAGTCAAGAATTGAGAAACTTTTACCAGAGTCCGAGTATTTTTTCTATAAAGAAGGACAAATTACAGATAGAAGCATTAAGTTTATGGTATCTGAAATTATTCGTGAGAAGATTATGCGTACTATAGGCAATGAGGTGCCATATCAGATAACTGTAGAGATAGATAGCTATAAGGTTGATGAAGAAAAAAACATTGTCGATATGTATACTAGTATCCTTGTTGAGAGAGAAAGTCAAAAAGGTATTGTAATAGGCGCTAAAGGAACCAAGCTCAAAAAGATTGGTACAGACTCACGACTAGATATTGAAAGATTAGTTGGTATGCAAGTTAATCTCAAAACTCATGTGAAAGTCAAAAGTGGCTGGTCAGATGATGATCGAGCTTTGAAGTCACTTGGCTATGATCTAATCTAA
- a CDS encoding PilN domain-containing protein — MKDLNFIRGRWRKKQLTYLGIDLGFMALVAFISMFILSIIFSWSSEEDMKVESYIQSQITKLNSQVAEYSAVKIQRDKLLDISTDLANIKASQYYILLGIEKISRAITDQLYITNVNYVSSSDKIILTGEVKDLKLLSIFMKNLEIEFRVKKVELKSLGSEKNGQRSFALEFKFGEGNVFKGRVLNDR, encoded by the coding sequence ATGAAAGATCTTAATTTTATACGCGGTAGATGGAGGAAAAAACAACTAACATACCTTGGTATAGATCTAGGCTTTATGGCTTTAGTTGCTTTTATATCAATGTTTATCCTATCGATAATATTCTCTTGGTCTAGTGAAGAGGATATGAAAGTTGAGAGCTATATACAATCACAAATCACTAAACTAAATAGTCAAGTAGCAGAATACTCTGCAGTTAAAATACAAAGAGATAAGCTACTAGACATCTCAACAGACTTGGCAAATATTAAAGCTAGTCAGTACTATATCTTACTAGGTATAGAAAAAATTTCACGCGCGATTACAGATCAACTTTATATCACTAATGTTAACTATGTATCTAGTTCTGATAAGATAATTCTCACTGGAGAAGTCAAAGATTTAAAACTCCTTTCGATATTTATGAAAAATTTAGAGATAGAGTTTAGAGTTAAAAAAGTTGAGCTTAAAAGCTTGGGATCTGAGAAGAACGGTCAAAGAAGTTTTGCTTTAGAATTTAAGTTTGGAGAAGGTAATGTATTTAAGGGGAGAGTGTTAAATGATAGATAA
- a CDS encoding type IV pilus secretin PilQ family protein yields MFFARKNLLAVLTILGGFLGYDLSLADIKKAQIYNQSHGSEQPEAKIVGREENKDKTIDKHIKDLEFHRSLNGGAVFEVAFEENINNFLGYKTKLSQDGYTLTITFDNTTISDKWISNIDTKVFNTIVDSIKIFKDGGNVVFVIHSLDRISLSDFKEGNVFKFKIDRRNSCIEGFNVNETISISFKDAPVQTVLQVLSEFAGLNLVVSSSVRGNISIDLKNVPWNEVMNIVLVSKGLATKKMSSILYVATAAEIAAQEQLELQTKRSLENNATLVTEFIPLNYTTAQAAQTVITSMAKQNGGIMSPRGNITSDARTNTLIVIDTEEKLPRIREVVNEIDIPNDQVLIEARIVEILRTSKLELGFNYGVSDPAGRVNVGLDTFNSGATPTPGSTPGPFIGTTAELAYTLAGGVKLSMEIKALESESLANEVASPHLVVANNQVAFIKDGSDVPYNQATASGAAAIAFQEAVLELQVTPQIAPDGKIIMDILVTKNSVGASPGKTPDGGDLPPIIKKREITTKVMTKDGDTVVIGGIYQKVQKEERNKIPLLGDIPYLGYLFSYIRIQDQDSELLIFITPKIIQSRVQK; encoded by the coding sequence ATGTTTTTTGCAAGAAAGAATTTATTAGCTGTTCTAACAATTTTAGGTGGTTTTCTAGGTTATGATCTCTCACTAGCTGATATTAAAAAAGCTCAAATATATAATCAGTCGCATGGTTCGGAACAGCCTGAAGCAAAAATTGTTGGAAGAGAAGAAAATAAAGATAAAACTATTGATAAACATATTAAAGATCTTGAGTTTCATCGTAGTTTAAATGGTGGCGCTGTATTTGAAGTTGCTTTTGAGGAGAACATAAATAATTTCTTAGGCTATAAAACTAAGCTATCACAAGATGGTTATACACTAACAATAACTTTTGATAATACCACTATATCTGATAAGTGGATTAGTAATATTGATACTAAAGTTTTTAATACGATAGTTGACTCTATCAAGATTTTCAAGGATGGAGGTAATGTAGTCTTTGTAATTCATTCTCTTGATAGAATTTCTCTAAGTGATTTTAAAGAGGGTAATGTATTTAAGTTTAAGATTGATAGACGCAATAGTTGTATTGAGGGATTTAATGTTAATGAGACAATTTCAATATCTTTCAAGGATGCCCCAGTACAGACGGTGTTACAAGTATTATCTGAATTTGCAGGTTTAAATCTCGTAGTTAGTAGTAGTGTGCGCGGTAATATTTCTATTGACCTAAAAAATGTGCCTTGGAATGAGGTAATGAATATTGTTTTAGTTAGTAAAGGCTTAGCTACGAAAAAAATGAGTAGTATATTGTATGTAGCCACTGCAGCTGAAATCGCTGCTCAAGAGCAGTTAGAGTTACAAACAAAACGCTCATTAGAGAATAATGCTACTTTAGTGACTGAATTTATACCGCTAAATTATACTACTGCTCAAGCTGCACAAACAGTTATCACTTCGATGGCAAAACAAAATGGTGGTATTATGTCACCTCGAGGCAATATTACCTCTGATGCACGGACAAATACTTTAATAGTAATAGATACCGAAGAAAAGCTACCGCGTATAAGAGAGGTTGTCAATGAAATTGATATACCAAATGATCAGGTTTTGATAGAAGCTAGAATCGTCGAGATACTTAGAACAAGTAAGCTTGAGCTAGGTTTTAACTATGGAGTTAGTGATCCAGCTGGAAGAGTTAATGTAGGTTTGGATACTTTTAATAGTGGTGCTACACCAACACCGGGATCAACGCCGGGCCCATTTATTGGTACTACTGCGGAGCTTGCATACACTTTAGCTGGTGGAGTTAAGTTGAGTATGGAAATTAAAGCTCTTGAAAGTGAATCTCTAGCAAATGAGGTGGCATCACCACACTTAGTGGTTGCAAATAATCAAGTAGCTTTTATTAAAGATGGTTCTGATGTTCCATATAACCAAGCAACAGCTTCTGGTGCTGCTGCAATTGCTTTTCAAGAGGCAGTTTTAGAACTACAAGTAACTCCGCAAATTGCTCCAGATGGTAAAATTATTATGGATATCCTTGTTACTAAAAACTCAGTAGGTGCTTCTCCTGGTAAAACTCCTGATGGTGGTGATTTACCACCGATTATCAAAAAGAGAGAGATAACTACAAAAGTTATGACAAAAGATGGAGATACAGTGGTAATAGGTGGTATATATCAAAAAGTTCAAAAAGAAGAGCGTAATAAAATTCCACTGTTAGGAGATATTCCTTATTTAGGTTATTTATTTAGCTATATAAGAATCCAGGATCAAGATTCGGAACTTTTAATTTTTATAACTCCAAAAATCATTCAGTCACGTGTTCAAAAATGA
- the aroB gene encoding 3-dehydroquinate synthase, with the protein MINKLLVNPTFSASYYIIIESSLDFSHILKYVVNKQVLVVTNTTVESLYLTRLLVALSGNLNVKTCILGDGEQYKSQQSLDKILSTLLENQFTRNSTVLIALGGGIIGDITGFAAAIYQRGVDFVQIPTTLLSQVDSSVGGKTAINHQLGKNMIGAFYQPKLVYTSVEFYKTLPQREYIAGMAEVVKYAFMSKKFYLWLDSNRDKILAKDNATLIEMVKRSCQVKAQVIAADEKEITGARAILNFGHTFGHAIEKCQNYLGLKHGEAVGIGMTQAIDFSHFLSMITSQQAEAFKDFICSFNISIEFPNDIYKSEYLNAMLIDKKNSNNQLKFILISDIGKLKLITKSKSDLENFLELKFN; encoded by the coding sequence GTGATCAATAAGTTATTAGTAAACCCTACTTTTAGTGCTAGTTATTATATTATTATTGAATCATCGCTAGATTTTTCGCATATTCTTAAATATGTTGTTAACAAACAAGTTTTGGTTGTTACAAATACTACAGTAGAAAGTTTATATTTGACTAGACTTTTGGTGGCTTTATCAGGTAATCTAAATGTTAAAACTTGTATTTTAGGTGATGGTGAGCAATATAAATCACAACAAAGTTTAGATAAAATACTGTCAACTTTATTAGAGAACCAGTTTACGCGTAACTCAACTGTCTTAATTGCTTTGGGTGGTGGAATAATAGGTGATATTACAGGCTTTGCTGCTGCTATATATCAGCGCGGTGTCGATTTTGTCCAAATACCGACAACATTGCTTTCACAAGTTGACTCATCAGTAGGTGGTAAGACTGCTATAAATCATCAGCTTGGTAAAAATATGATAGGTGCTTTTTATCAACCTAAACTTGTTTATACCTCTGTAGAGTTTTATAAAACTTTGCCACAACGCGAATACATTGCTGGTATGGCTGAGGTTGTCAAATATGCTTTTATGTCAAAAAAATTTTATCTTTGGCTTGACTCAAATAGAGACAAAATATTGGCAAAAGATAATGCTACTTTGATAGAGATGGTAAAAAGAAGCTGTCAGGTTAAGGCTCAAGTTATTGCTGCGGATGAAAAAGAGATAACAGGAGCTAGAGCTATTCTAAACTTTGGCCATACATTTGGTCATGCTATAGAGAAGTGTCAAAATTACCTTGGTCTAAAGCATGGTGAAGCTGTGGGTATCGGTATGACTCAAGCTATTGATTTTTCTCACTTTTTATCGATGATAACTTCACAACAAGCTGAAGCGTTTAAAGACTTTATTTGTAGTTTTAATATATCTATAGAGTTTCCTAATGATATTTATAAATCTGAATATCTAAATGCAATGCTGATAGATAAAAAAAATAGTAACAATCAATTAAAGTTTATTTTGATTAGTGATATAGGAAAATTAAAATTAATAACAAAGTCTAAAAGTGATTTAGAAAACTTTCTAGAGCTGAAATTTAACTAA
- a CDS encoding 4Fe-4S dicluster domain-containing protein, with protein MKNIFDKQNILNPDVKLTNDTKLRTKNIKELNSVDEQIDKCMECGFCEPMCPSRNLNLTP; from the coding sequence ATTAAAAATATCTTTGATAAACAAAATATCCTAAATCCAGATGTTAAGCTTACTAATGATACAAAGTTACGTACCAAAAACATCAAAGAACTGAATAGTGTTGATGAGCAAATAGATAAATGTATGGAGTGTGGCTTCTGTGAGCCGATGTGTCCATCAAGAAACCTTAATCTTACACCATGA
- a CDS encoding pilus assembly protein PilP — protein MIKYQRLKKILLIVLIGGYNLGFASYESRINEINQLIQKNMKSIKSTEKLDIPEYKGDTLTFERLSKIRNVFNMDHYLPFEKKVPIIRSQQNKNIVKLKPIVVPPELQKIMDAKATNLQHYPLDSFKFKGVVYQNKQKWGIVESSMENKPMYLKKGELVGQNYGQIEEVTKEGIVVDEWKKNNQKRIWEKIQTVIH, from the coding sequence ATGATAAAATATCAAAGATTAAAAAAAATACTTCTTATAGTTTTGATTGGTGGTTATAATTTAGGCTTTGCTAGCTACGAGTCGAGAATAAATGAGATAAACCAGCTAATTCAGAAGAATATGAAAAGTATTAAAAGCACAGAAAAGCTTGATATTCCTGAGTATAAGGGTGATACATTAACTTTTGAAAGACTATCAAAAATTAGGAATGTTTTTAATATGGATCACTATCTACCATTTGAAAAGAAAGTGCCAATTATTAGATCTCAACAAAATAAAAATATTGTTAAGTTAAAACCAATTGTAGTACCTCCTGAATTACAAAAGATTATGGATGCTAAAGCTACTAATTTACAGCACTATCCATTAGATTCTTTTAAGTTTAAGGGAGTTGTTTATCAGAATAAACAAAAATGGGGTATTGTTGAAAGCTCGATGGAAAATAAGCCAATGTACCTAAAAAAAGGTGAGCTAGTTGGTCAAAATTATGGTCAAATTGAAGAAGTTACAAAAGAAGGTATTGTTGTAGATGAGTGGAAGAAAAATAACCAAAAAAGAATCTGGGAAAAGATTCAAACGGTTATACATTAG
- the adk gene encoding adenylate kinase, with protein MRIILLGAPGAGKGTQAKIIAEKHNIAHISTGDIIRETIKSDSDLGQEFKKILNTGELVSDEFIIKIVKDRISKGDCNNGFLLDGVPRTITQAQELDKLGVNIDYIVEIDVANSLLIERITGRRVHPESGRTYHTKFNPPKVADKDDLTGEPLITRTDDNEDTVKQRLSVYHNQTAKLIDFYRNFSSTNSKIPKYIKINGDQAVEKVSQDIFDQLQ; from the coding sequence ATGCGTATAATACTTTTAGGTGCCCCTGGAGCTGGTAAGGGGACTCAAGCAAAGATAATTGCAGAAAAACACAATATAGCTCACATCTCTACTGGAGACATAATAAGAGAGACTATAAAATCAGATAGCGATCTAGGTCAAGAATTTAAAAAAATTCTTAATACTGGAGAGTTAGTGTCAGACGAGTTTATTATAAAAATTGTTAAAGATAGAATTTCAAAAGGTGATTGTAACAATGGTTTTTTATTAGATGGCGTCCCTAGAACTATCACTCAAGCACAAGAATTAGACAAATTAGGCGTTAATATTGATTATATAGTTGAGATTGACGTTGCTAATAGTCTACTTATTGAGAGAATTACTGGCAGAAGAGTTCATCCAGAATCTGGTAGAACTTATCATACCAAGTTTAATCCACCTAAAGTGGCTGATAAAGATGACTTAACTGGTGAACCACTAATAACTCGTACAGATGACAATGAGGATACAGTTAAACAAAGACTATCGGTATATCATAATCAAACTGCTAAGTTAATCGATTTTTACAGAAATTTCTCATCAACTAATAGTAAAATACCAAAATATATTAAAATAAATGGCGATCAAGCTGTCGAGAAAGTATCTCAAGATATTTTTGATCAGCTTCAATAA
- the aroK gene encoding shikimate kinase AroK, translating to MIRTKNIFLIGPVGAGKSTIGKQLAKQLKLEFIDSDNVIEKKCGVDINWIFDLEGEEGFRKREREVIAEILVEKQNIVLATGGGAILDPDTRSLLSSRGKVVYLEATIEQQLERTSKDTKRPLLRVDDKRPVLEKLMIEREPLYRSIADVVVETNGATVKNIVNKISTFLVEETIL from the coding sequence ATGATAAGAACAAAAAATATTTTCTTAATTGGTCCAGTGGGTGCTGGAAAATCTACTATTGGTAAGCAGTTAGCAAAACAGTTAAAATTAGAATTTATCGATTCTGATAATGTTATTGAAAAAAAATGTGGTGTTGATATTAATTGGATCTTTGATTTAGAGGGCGAAGAAGGTTTTAGAAAGCGTGAAAGAGAAGTTATTGCTGAGATTTTAGTTGAAAAGCAAAATATAGTTTTAGCTACAGGTGGTGGTGCTATACTTGATCCAGATACTAGGTCATTATTGTCATCACGAGGTAAGGTTGTATACCTTGAGGCGACTATTGAGCAACAACTTGAGAGAACTTCTAAAGATACGAAAAGACCACTGTTAAGAGTTGATGATAAAAGACCAGTTCTTGAGAAACTTATGATAGAGAGAGAACCACTGTACAGAAGTATCGCTGATGTGGTTGTAGAAACTAATGGTGCAACAGTTAAAAATATTGTCAATAAAATATCGACATTCTTAGTAGAAGAAACTATTCTGTGA
- the pilO gene encoding type 4a pilus biogenesis protein PilO → MIDKIQRFLSSKHINKVINAPLKIRVPVMIVVFVLFVFVFYGLLVSPVLSKANQRQNHIQSMETQIPMLVKKEKDLAALKEQVKTLEQYNTEEKFSIPERHSVPIFLSALNEVISNSGITIIDLSPDGVEKNKYLDLYALDFKAKLSGNFSQLIKLFVALIDIKDIAVITNINIKKESDDKLVTELNLQTYSRQGVGA, encoded by the coding sequence ATGATAGATAAAATACAAAGATTTTTATCTAGTAAGCATATAAATAAAGTTATAAATGCACCCCTAAAAATTAGAGTACCAGTAATGATTGTGGTATTTGTATTATTTGTGTTTGTTTTTTATGGTTTGTTGGTAAGTCCAGTTCTTTCAAAAGCTAATCAAAGACAAAATCACATTCAGTCAATGGAGACACAGATTCCAATGCTTGTAAAAAAAGAAAAAGATTTAGCAGCATTAAAAGAGCAAGTAAAAACGTTAGAGCAGTACAATACTGAAGAAAAATTTAGTATTCCTGAGCGTCATTCGGTACCAATCTTTTTATCTGCACTTAATGAAGTTATTAGTAATTCTGGCATAACGATTATAGACTTATCGCCAGATGGAGTTGAGAAAAATAAATACTTAGACTTATATGCGTTAGATTTCAAGGCAAAGCTATCTGGTAACTTCTCGCAATTAATTAAGCTATTCGTTGCTTTAATTGATATAAAGGATATTGCTGTAATTACAAATATAAACATTAAAAAAGAGTCTGATGATAAATTAGTTACAGAACTGAACTTACAGACCTATTCGCGTCAGGGAGTGGGAGCTTAG